Proteins from one Flammeovirgaceae bacterium genomic window:
- a CDS encoding cell division protein ZapA codes for MEELSIKIKIADREYPMKVKLEEEEKIRAAGKLINEKIKHYRGQFGINDKQDLLAMVAFDCLVDKMADEKNLQDIDHTVVEKINHLNQLVSQGI; via the coding sequence ATGGAAGAGCTTTCAATAAAGATCAAAATAGCGGACCGGGAGTACCCTATGAAGGTAAAACTGGAGGAAGAAGAAAAAATCAGGGCGGCCGGAAAATTGATCAATGAGAAAATAAAGCATTACCGGGGGCAATTCGGAATAAACGACAAACAAGACCTTTTGGCGATGGTCGCGTTTGATTGTCTCGTGGATAAAATGGCCGATGAAAAGAACTTGCAGGACATCGACCACACCGTGGTGGAAAAAATAAACCACCTCAACCAATTGGTTTCCCAGGGCATTTAA
- a CDS encoding phenylalanine--tRNA ligase subunit beta, whose amino-acid sequence MKISYNWLKQYTDIAEGPEELGKMLTSTGLEVESIAHFESVPGGLEGLVIGEVLTCAKHPNADKLSITTVDVGKERPLQIVCGAPNVAAGQKVVVAPPGTTLHPADGSPFTIKKTKIRGEHSEGMICAEDEIGLSENHEGIIVLETQLPNGAPATTHYPIEKDHVFEIGLTPNRADAASHIGVARDIKAFKNSSINWPSVEGFKADDTSLTIPVTVEDSVGCPRFSGLTLSGVAVTESPDWLKNRLTAIGLAPINNIVDITNFICHELGQPLHAYDADKIAGGKVVVKTLPAGTTFKTLDEKDRKLTASDLMVCHAEGPMCMAGVFGGVQSGITAQTKNIFLEGAYWSPDYIRKTGMHHQLKTDASFRFERGTDPNLTVYAIKRAALLVKELAGGRISSEIVDVYPKKIENRNITVKYGHVTRLIGKDIPKENIHRILNSLDIATQDGNDQQFTASVPPYRVDVCQEADIIEEVLRIYGLDNIELSESAGTGFLAGFPAQDKDIYQRAIGEMLVGNGFYEILTNSLTHEAYYKKHFQAYAGQRIEILNKLSEEQGVLRQTMLFTGLEVCAHNINRRQKDLKLFEFGKTYWKEGGRYAEEERLALYMTGDLGEENWHAKHGKATYFDLAQQVHNVLQKSNLSGYGQSRLTDPLFEYGMVLANGQSEIGRMGKVNPAIARDFGLKQEIFYADLNAALLFMSANPKLVIEEVPRYPEVRRDLSLVLDRQVTFAEIKDLVLATEKKLIKELIVFDVYEGKNIPEGKKAYALGFILLDTNKTLTDEGIDKTMNKLMGAFEQKMGALIRK is encoded by the coding sequence ATGAAGATCTCGTACAACTGGCTCAAGCAATACACCGACATCGCGGAAGGACCGGAGGAATTAGGCAAAATGCTAACCTCCACGGGGCTGGAAGTGGAAAGCATTGCCCATTTTGAGTCCGTACCGGGAGGGCTGGAAGGCCTTGTCATTGGCGAAGTGCTCACGTGTGCCAAGCACCCCAATGCCGATAAACTGTCCATCACCACCGTGGACGTGGGCAAAGAAAGGCCCCTGCAAATCGTGTGTGGCGCCCCCAATGTGGCGGCCGGGCAAAAGGTAGTGGTGGCCCCGCCAGGAACCACCCTCCATCCAGCCGATGGCTCGCCCTTCACCATAAAAAAAACCAAAATCAGGGGGGAGCACTCTGAAGGAATGATCTGTGCCGAAGATGAAATAGGGCTTAGCGAAAACCATGAAGGCATTATCGTGTTGGAAACGCAGTTGCCCAATGGTGCCCCCGCCACCACCCATTACCCCATTGAGAAGGACCATGTCTTTGAAATCGGGCTTACCCCCAACCGTGCCGATGCGGCCTCCCACATAGGGGTGGCCAGGGACATAAAGGCTTTCAAAAATTCATCCATAAACTGGCCTTCTGTAGAGGGCTTCAAAGCAGACGATACCAGCCTCACCATTCCCGTAACGGTGGAGGACAGCGTGGGCTGCCCCCGCTTTTCGGGGCTCACCCTCTCCGGTGTGGCCGTGACGGAATCGCCCGATTGGCTGAAAAACAGGCTTACGGCAATCGGGCTGGCCCCGATCAACAACATCGTTGATATCACCAATTTCATTTGCCACGAACTGGGCCAGCCCCTGCACGCTTATGATGCGGACAAAATTGCCGGGGGCAAGGTGGTGGTGAAAACACTGCCGGCAGGCACCACCTTCAAAACGCTTGACGAAAAAGACCGCAAGCTTACGGCCAGCGACCTTATGGTGTGCCATGCGGAAGGGCCAATGTGCATGGCCGGGGTTTTTGGGGGCGTACAATCCGGCATTACCGCGCAAACAAAAAACATTTTCCTGGAAGGGGCCTATTGGTCGCCTGATTACATCCGTAAAACCGGGATGCACCACCAACTCAAAACGGATGCCTCCTTCCGGTTTGAAAGGGGCACCGACCCCAACCTTACGGTATATGCCATCAAAAGGGCGGCCCTCCTGGTAAAAGAACTGGCCGGGGGAAGGATATCTTCCGAAATAGTGGATGTGTACCCCAAAAAGATAGAAAACAGGAACATCACGGTAAAATACGGACACGTCACACGCCTTATAGGCAAAGACATACCCAAAGAAAACATCCACCGGATACTGAACAGCCTGGATATTGCCACACAAGATGGCAACGATCAGCAATTTACGGCATCAGTGCCCCCTTACCGTGTAGACGTATGCCAGGAGGCGGACATTATAGAAGAAGTGCTCCGCATATATGGCCTTGACAATATTGAACTTTCGGAAAGCGCGGGAACTGGTTTTTTGGCAGGTTTCCCGGCCCAGGACAAGGACATATACCAACGTGCCATTGGGGAAATGCTGGTGGGCAATGGCTTTTATGAAATCCTTACCAATTCCCTGACCCACGAGGCCTATTACAAAAAGCACTTCCAGGCCTATGCCGGGCAACGCATAGAAATCCTAAATAAACTCAGCGAAGAGCAGGGCGTACTCAGGCAAACGATGTTGTTTACGGGCCTGGAGGTATGCGCGCATAACATCAACCGCAGGCAAAAGGACCTTAAACTTTTTGAGTTTGGCAAAACCTATTGGAAAGAAGGGGGTCGCTATGCAGAGGAGGAAAGGCTCGCGCTCTATATGACCGGGGACCTGGGGGAGGAAAACTGGCATGCAAAACACGGCAAGGCCACTTACTTCGACCTGGCGCAACAGGTGCACAACGTACTTCAAAAATCCAACCTTTCGGGGTATGGGCAAAGCCGCCTTACCGACCCCCTGTTCGAGTATGGAATGGTGCTGGCAAATGGCCAATCGGAAATCGGAAGGATGGGAAAAGTAAATCCTGCCATTGCGCGGGATTTTGGCCTTAAGCAGGAAATATTTTATGCCGATCTTAATGCCGCCTTGCTTTTCATGTCGGCAAACCCTAAGTTAGTGATAGAAGAAGTTCCCAGGTATCCGGAAGTGAGGCGGGACCTGTCCCTCGTGCTCGACAGGCAGGTGACCTTCGCTGAAATCAAGGATTTGGTGCTGGCCACGGAGAAGAAGCTAATCAAGGAACTTATCGTGTTTGATGTGTACGAGGGGAAGAACATCCCTGAGGGCAAAAAGGCCTATGCATTAGGTTTTATCCTATTGGACACAAACAAAACACTGACTGACGAGGGGATTGACAAGACAATGAACAAATTAATGGGCGCTTTTGAACAAAAAATGGGTGCCTTGATCAGAAAATAA
- the rny gene encoding ribonuclease Y produces MELPILIAISVSLIVVLSLLFGNLFYKRKLAKKQADLDEKYKSMVREAELKAENIKKDKIIEAKEKLLKMKQEFEEEANRKKNQIISNEQKIKQREAQISRELEQLKRRESEANEEKQNLAVQLEHVRKRKEELDKFNQQKVAILENISKITADQARDQLMESLKEEAKTKASSFIKDIMEQAKLTATKEARKIVVETIQRTATEHAIENCVSIFNIESDDIKGKIIGREGRNIRALEAATGVEIIVDDTPEAIIISGFDPVRRETARLSLHRLVQDGRIHPARIEEIVAKTTKNIEDEIIETGERTVIDLGIHGLHPELVKLVGRMRFRSSYGQNLLQHSREVASLCAIMASELGLNVKQAKRAGLLHDIGKVWPEELEKPHAIVGMELAQKHKEHPVVCNAIGAHHDEIEMTSIISPIVQACDAISGARPGARREVMEQYIKRLRELEDVGLSFEGVEKCYAIQAGRELRVIVDAEKATDERASQLSFDISQKIEHDMQYPGQIKVTVIREMRSVAYAK; encoded by the coding sequence ATGGAACTACCCATACTCATTGCCATTAGCGTTTCCCTGATCGTGGTCCTAAGCCTTTTGTTTGGCAACTTGTTTTACAAAAGGAAATTGGCCAAAAAACAAGCCGACCTGGACGAAAAATACAAGTCGATGGTCCGCGAAGCAGAGCTGAAAGCGGAGAATATCAAAAAAGACAAGATCATCGAAGCCAAGGAAAAACTCCTTAAGATGAAGCAGGAGTTTGAAGAAGAAGCCAACCGGAAAAAAAACCAAATCATCAGCAACGAGCAAAAAATCAAACAGCGCGAGGCCCAAATCTCCCGTGAACTGGAGCAGTTAAAGCGAAGGGAATCGGAAGCCAATGAGGAAAAGCAAAACCTTGCCGTTCAGTTGGAGCATGTAAGGAAAAGGAAAGAGGAACTCGACAAATTCAACCAGCAGAAGGTGGCCATCCTGGAAAACATTTCCAAAATCACGGCCGACCAGGCCCGCGACCAGCTTATGGAATCCCTTAAGGAGGAGGCAAAAACCAAGGCAAGCTCCTTCATTAAAGACATTATGGAACAGGCCAAGCTCACCGCCACCAAAGAGGCCCGAAAAATCGTGGTGGAAACCATCCAGCGGACCGCCACCGAACATGCCATTGAAAACTGCGTATCGATTTTCAATATCGAAAGCGATGACATCAAAGGAAAAATCATTGGCCGTGAGGGGCGCAACATCCGGGCGCTGGAGGCCGCCACGGGGGTGGAAATCATCGTGGACGACACCCCGGAAGCAATTATCATTTCAGGGTTTGACCCTGTAAGGCGGGAAACCGCACGGCTCTCCCTTCACCGGCTGGTCCAGGACGGGCGCATACACCCCGCCCGCATCGAAGAAATCGTGGCCAAGACCACCAAAAACATTGAGGACGAAATCATCGAGACCGGTGAGCGCACCGTCATCGACCTGGGCATACATGGCCTGCACCCCGAACTGGTCAAACTGGTGGGAAGGATGCGCTTCCGTTCCTCCTACGGACAAAACCTCCTGCAACATTCGCGGGAAGTGGCCAGCTTGTGCGCCATTATGGCTTCCGAACTGGGCCTTAACGTAAAACAGGCCAAACGGGCAGGCCTGCTCCACGACATTGGCAAAGTTTGGCCTGAAGAATTGGAAAAACCCCATGCCATCGTAGGCATGGAGTTGGCCCAAAAGCACAAAGAACACCCTGTGGTTTGCAACGCCATTGGCGCGCACCACGATGAAATTGAAATGACAAGCATTATTTCCCCCATCGTGCAGGCATGCGATGCCATAAGCGGGGCCAGGCCCGGGGCAAGAAGGGAAGTAATGGAACAGTACATCAAGCGTTTGAGGGAACTGGAAGACGTGGGCCTGAGCTTTGAAGGGGTGGAAAAATGTTATGCCATCCAGGCAGGCAGGGAACTTCGCGTAATCGTGGACGCGGAAAAAGCCACGGACGAACGCGCCAGCCAACTGAGTTTCGACATCTCACAAAAGATAGAGCACGACATGCAGTACCCCGGGCAGATCAAAGTGACCGTGATACGCGAGATGAGAAGTGTGGCCTACGCCAAATGA
- a CDS encoding D-aminoacylase, with protein sequence MKKIFVFLALLTGFMACKKEEYDVIIRQGMVYDGSGAKGQVADVGINADTIAAIGDLSHAVGRKEVDAKGLAVAPGFVNMMSHSEVTLIMDGNSQSDIHQGVTLEVLGEGSMGPLSDKMKADMLADMERNPDWAYPLEWTTLGEYLEFIHKRGISPNVASFVGLNTIRIHELGYDNRSPNAEEMERMKALVKQAMEEGAMGVTTALIYAPDNYATTEELIELSKVAAPYGGMYISHMRSEGNGILAAIDETVRIAREANMPAEIYHLKLGGKENWGKMDSVIAKIGKANGSGLHISADMYTYTAGATGLDAAMPPWVQEGGINEWIRRLKDPAIRKRVLQEMRTPTDKWENLLRNTGDPEGVLLLGFANDSLKRFTGKTLGYVAKVHGKSPEETAMDLVIADSTRVETAYFLMSEGNIKRQIELPYVSFGSDAGSPAAEGMFLKYKTHPRAYGNFSRLLGKYVREEKVVPLEEAIRRLTSLPTGNLKIQKRGLLQPGYFADVVAFDPEKIQDHATFENPHQYSTGMVHVFVNGEQVLAGGEHTGARPGRIVRGPGWKGK encoded by the coding sequence ATGAAAAAAATTTTTGTGTTCCTGGCACTGCTAACTGGCTTTATGGCTTGTAAAAAAGAGGAATATGACGTCATCATCCGGCAGGGCATGGTCTATGATGGGTCCGGTGCCAAGGGACAGGTGGCGGACGTGGGCATCAATGCGGATACCATTGCCGCCATCGGTGACTTGTCCCATGCGGTGGGAAGGAAGGAGGTGGACGCAAAGGGTTTGGCCGTGGCCCCGGGCTTTGTCAATATGATGAGCCATAGCGAGGTGACTTTAATAATGGATGGCAACTCACAGAGCGACATTCATCAGGGGGTTACCCTGGAAGTGCTTGGGGAGGGGTCCATGGGGCCCTTGAGCGATAAAATGAAAGCGGATATGCTGGCCGACATGGAGCGTAACCCCGACTGGGCCTATCCATTGGAATGGACCACGTTGGGGGAGTACCTGGAATTCATACACAAGAGGGGCATCTCCCCTAATGTGGCATCGTTTGTAGGGCTGAACACCATCCGCATACACGAGCTGGGCTATGACAACCGGTCGCCCAATGCAGAGGAAATGGAGCGGATGAAAGCCCTGGTAAAGCAGGCGATGGAAGAAGGTGCCATGGGGGTGACTACCGCATTGATCTATGCGCCCGATAATTACGCGACCACCGAAGAGCTGATAGAACTCTCCAAAGTGGCGGCCCCCTATGGGGGCATGTACATTTCCCACATGCGCAGCGAGGGGAACGGCATTTTGGCGGCCATTGATGAGACGGTGCGCATTGCACGCGAAGCCAATATGCCTGCCGAGATCTACCACTTGAAATTGGGCGGCAAGGAAAACTGGGGGAAGATGGATTCCGTGATTGCCAAAATTGGTAAGGCAAACGGGTCGGGCTTGCATATTTCTGCAGACATGTACACTTATACCGCAGGGGCAACAGGCCTGGACGCGGCCATGCCGCCCTGGGTGCAGGAAGGCGGCATCAATGAATGGATAAGAAGGTTGAAGGACCCAGCCATTCGCAAAAGGGTATTGCAGGAGATGCGCACGCCCACCGATAAGTGGGAGAACCTGCTAAGGAACACGGGCGATCCCGAAGGGGTTTTGTTATTGGGGTTTGCAAATGATTCGTTGAAGCGGTTTACAGGGAAAACCTTGGGCTATGTGGCAAAGGTGCACGGCAAGTCCCCTGAGGAAACGGCCATGGACCTGGTGATTGCAGACAGCACCCGTGTGGAGACGGCCTACTTCCTGATGAGCGAGGGGAACATTAAGCGTCAAATCGAATTGCCCTATGTCAGTTTTGGTTCTGATGCGGGGTCACCGGCCGCAGAGGGCATGTTCTTAAAATACAAAACCCACCCCAGGGCGTATGGCAATTTCTCCCGGTTGTTGGGAAAATACGTGCGCGAAGAAAAGGTAGTGCCCCTGGAAGAGGCCATCAGAAGGCTTACCTCTTTGCCTACGGGCAATTTGAAAATCCAAAAGCGTGGGCTGCTTCAACCGGGGTATTTTGCAGACGTGGTGGCTTTTGACCCGGAAAAAATCCAGGACCATGCCACCTTTGAAAACCCCCACCAATACAGTACGGGCATGGTGCACGTGTTTGTCAACGGGGAGCAGGTATTGGCAGGCGGGGAACATACCGGTGCCAGGCCTGGCAGGATAGTGCGCGGCCCCGGTTGGAAAGGGAAGTGA
- a CDS encoding DUF1684 domain-containing protein: MKPGKIIPIIIIVSIAGFILYSLQGSQSSESYLDGIRQYREDKNSQMVGEGAPFAGKAKEFTGLKYFDIDPAYRISASLEPVKDRKVVILSTNDGRENRYLEYAWADFAINDVKCRLLILEVMEDGPEKGSLFLAFADETSARETYGAGRYLDINKVPGSSSVLLDFNKAYNPYCAYSDNFSCPFPPKQNILGVPIRAGEKTYH, translated from the coding sequence ATGAAACCCGGTAAAATCATCCCCATCATCATCATTGTTTCCATAGCCGGGTTCATATTGTATTCCCTGCAGGGAAGCCAATCCAGCGAAAGCTACCTTGACGGGATCAGGCAATACCGCGAGGATAAAAACAGCCAGATGGTGGGCGAAGGCGCCCCCTTTGCGGGAAAGGCAAAGGAATTCACAGGGCTAAAATACTTTGACATTGACCCTGCTTACCGCATCAGCGCCAGCCTGGAGCCGGTAAAGGACAGGAAAGTGGTTATCCTCTCCACCAATGACGGCCGGGAAAACCGGTACCTGGAGTATGCCTGGGCGGACTTTGCCATAAACGATGTAAAGTGCCGCCTGCTCATCCTAGAGGTAATGGAAGATGGCCCCGAAAAGGGCTCATTGTTCCTGGCCTTTGCGGATGAAACCAGTGCGCGGGAAACGTACGGGGCAGGCCGCTACCTGGACATAAATAAGGTGCCGGGCAGCAGCTCCGTCCTGCTTGATTTCAACAAGGCCTATAACCCCTACTGTGCCTATTCCGATAATTTCTCATGCCCCTTCCCCCCAAAGCAAAACATCCTGGGCGTGCCCATCAGGGCGGGGGAAAAAACATATCACTGA
- the radC gene encoding DNA repair protein RadC has product MRKPTLSDDMNPGGRPLGIKSWAREDRPREKLLLKGKAALSDAELIALLIGSGTGQLSAVEVARQVLQTVGNDLHDLARLTVKDLMKSKGIGEAKAIAIVAAMELGRRRKESESRERPKVASSNEAYELVKGDLMDLAHEEFWVLLLNRANRLIKKKRISEGGVSGTVADPKIIFKLALEELASGIIVAHNHPSGNLVASQTDIALTKRLKEAGKVMEVQLLDHLIVAGPKYLSFADEGMI; this is encoded by the coding sequence ATGCGTAAACCAACCCTTTCAGATGATATGAATCCGGGCGGCAGGCCACTGGGGATCAAAAGCTGGGCACGGGAAGACCGGCCTCGCGAAAAGCTGCTCCTAAAAGGCAAGGCAGCGCTCTCCGATGCAGAACTTATTGCCCTGCTCATAGGCTCCGGCACAGGGCAACTGAGTGCCGTGGAAGTGGCCAGGCAAGTACTTCAAACCGTTGGCAACGATTTGCATGATTTGGCCCGGCTTACCGTTAAAGACCTGATGAAAAGCAAGGGAATAGGGGAAGCCAAGGCGATAGCCATTGTGGCCGCCATGGAACTGGGCCGCAGGAGAAAGGAGTCCGAATCCCGGGAACGGCCCAAGGTGGCAAGCTCCAACGAGGCCTATGAGCTGGTAAAAGGCGATTTAATGGACCTCGCCCACGAAGAGTTTTGGGTATTGTTGCTCAATCGTGCCAACCGCCTCATCAAAAAAAAGAGGATAAGCGAAGGCGGGGTTTCCGGTACGGTGGCCGACCCGAAAATTATATTCAAGCTGGCCCTGGAAGAACTGGCCAGTGGTATCATTGTGGCCCACAACCACCCTTCCGGCAACCTTGTGGCCAGCCAAACCGACATCGCCCTCACCAAAAGGTTGAAGGAGGCAGGCAAGGTAATGGAAGTGCAATTGTTGGACCATCTGATCGTTGCCGGCCCAAAATACCTTAGCTTTGCAGATGAGGGGATGATATAA
- a CDS encoding beta-lactamase family protein, with protein MKRIILLVSITITAWVGFVFYTTPDTPRKSLEKAENKTALPTPYLQMLDDYEGYINESLKLTGTPGAAIAIVHDSTIIYLKGFGVKNVGTGEPVDVHTAFRLGSVSKSVTSVMVGAMVAAKALDWDEPVVKYLPHFELKSPAYTQALTLRHVMSHTTGLPYHTYTNLIEEGLPHNELVSELKNVDLIGEPGKVYSYQNVAFSLMDDVVRSATGHSFGDEMEARLFGPLHMANASVGYEAFVHNPNVAQPHLLRGHQWKPIPVSPTYYNTAPAGGINASITDMAKLLVALLGNKENVVPQKTIDELFAPEIQATAKNRNFNKWKRIKRSYYGLGWRVLAFKNDTLAYHGGYVNGYRSEISVHPAKKIAICVLANGPSGFSDHAIPAFYNTYDKYFKTRESKPSPIAMP; from the coding sequence ATGAAAAGGATTATACTACTCGTATCCATCACCATCACCGCATGGGTGGGTTTTGTTTTTTACACCACCCCGGACACGCCCCGGAAAAGCCTGGAAAAGGCGGAAAACAAAACTGCCCTCCCCACGCCCTATTTGCAAATGCTGGATGACTATGAGGGATACATTAATGAGTCATTGAAACTTACCGGCACGCCTGGGGCCGCCATTGCCATCGTGCACGACTCCACCATCATTTACCTGAAAGGCTTTGGCGTAAAAAATGTGGGCACCGGGGAGCCTGTGGACGTGCATACCGCCTTTAGGCTTGGATCGGTTTCCAAATCCGTCACTTCCGTAATGGTGGGGGCAATGGTTGCCGCCAAGGCCCTCGACTGGGACGAGCCTGTGGTAAAATACCTTCCCCATTTCGAATTGAAATCGCCCGCATATACGCAGGCCCTTACCTTACGCCATGTCATGTCGCATACCACCGGCCTGCCCTACCACACCTACACCAACCTTATCGAGGAGGGCCTGCCCCACAACGAACTGGTCTCCGAATTGAAAAACGTTGACCTGATCGGGGAGCCGGGAAAGGTTTACAGCTACCAAAACGTGGCCTTTAGCCTGATGGACGATGTGGTCAGGTCGGCCACAGGGCACTCGTTCGGGGACGAAATGGAGGCACGGCTATTTGGCCCCCTCCACATGGCAAACGCTTCGGTGGGCTATGAAGCCTTCGTCCACAACCCCAATGTGGCCCAGCCCCACCTGTTGCGCGGGCACCAATGGAAGCCCATCCCTGTGTCGCCCACCTATTACAATACCGCCCCGGCAGGTGGGATAAACGCCAGCATCACCGACATGGCCAAATTATTGGTCGCCCTGCTGGGAAACAAGGAAAACGTGGTGCCCCAAAAAACAATTGACGAACTCTTTGCCCCTGAAATACAGGCAACGGCAAAAAACAGGAACTTCAACAAATGGAAAAGGATAAAAAGGTCATACTACGGACTGGGGTGGCGCGTGCTTGCTTTCAAAAACGACACGTTGGCCTACCATGGAGGCTATGTGAATGGGTATAGAAGCGAAATTTCGGTACACCCCGCAAAAAAAATAGCCATTTGCGTGCTGGCCAATGGGCCCAGTGGTTTTTCCGACCATGCCATCCCCGCATTTTATAACACCTACGACAAATATTTCAAAACCAGGGAAAGCAAACCTTCCCCGATAGCCATGCCCTAA